One window of the Anabaena sphaerica FACHB-251 genome contains the following:
- the rpsG gene encoding 30S ribosomal protein S7 produces MSRRGVSQRRSVPPDSVYNSRLVNMMMRRIMRHGKKSLAARIVYDALKTIEERTGGSALETFERAVRNATPLVEVKARRVGGATYQVPMEVRSDRGTTLALRWLVQFSRSRPGRTMASRLANELMDAANETGSAIRKREETHRMAEANKAFAHYRY; encoded by the coding sequence ATGTCTCGTCGTGGTGTTAGTCAAAGGCGCTCAGTTCCGCCTGACTCAGTGTATAACAGTCGCCTCGTTAATATGATGATGCGGCGGATAATGCGTCATGGCAAAAAGTCACTTGCCGCCAGAATTGTTTATGATGCTTTAAAAACTATTGAAGAGCGCACTGGTGGTAGTGCTTTGGAAACATTTGAAAGAGCAGTGCGTAACGCAACTCCTTTGGTGGAAGTAAAAGCTCGACGAGTAGGTGGAGCAACTTACCAAGTACCAATGGAAGTACGTTCTGATCGGGGGACTACCCTGGCATTGCGTTGGTTAGTACAATTTTCTAGGTCTAGGCCAGGGCGCACCATGGCCAGTAGATTAGCAAATGAGTTAATGGATGCTGCTAACGAAACAGGAAGCGCCATTCGCAAGCGGGAAGAAACGCACCGCATGGCTGAAGCGAACAAAGCATTTGCACACTACCGTTACTAA
- the rpsL gene encoding 30S ribosomal protein S12, with protein sequence MPTIQQLIRSERELARQKTKSPALKQCPQRRGVCTRVYTTTPKKPNSALRKVARVRLTSGFEVTAYIPGIGHNLQEHSVVMIRGGRVKDLPGVRYHIIRGTLDTAGVKDRKQGRSKYGTKRPKEAKK encoded by the coding sequence ATGCCAACAATACAGCAGCTAATCCGTAGTGAACGCGAACTAGCGCGTCAGAAAACCAAGTCCCCTGCTCTGAAACAATGTCCTCAACGTCGAGGAGTATGTACCAGAGTATATACAACCACTCCCAAAAAACCAAACTCAGCCCTCCGCAAAGTAGCAAGGGTCAGACTAACTTCTGGATTTGAAGTCACAGCTTACATTCCAGGTATTGGCCACAACTTGCAAGAACACTCTGTTGTGATGATTCGTGGTGGTCGGGTAAAGGACTTACCAGGCGTGAGATACCACATTATTCGTGGCACCTTAGATACAGCCGGAGTTAAAGACCGGAAACAAGGGCGTTCCAAATATGGAACTAAGCGCCCAAAAGAAGCCAAAAAATAG
- a CDS encoding phosphomannose isomerase type II C-terminal cupin domain: MTQFTQAVPNNTLTLSATINTKGVAAGELRPWGSFTVLEEGRGYKIKRIEVKPGHRLSLQMHHHRSEHWIVVSGTAKVVCGESEVLLSNNESTYVPQCTVHRLENPGVIPLILIEVQNGEYLGEDDIIRYQDDYARSDK, translated from the coding sequence ATGACTCAATTTACACAAGCCGTCCCCAACAATACTCTCACCCTCAGCGCCACCATTAATACTAAAGGCGTGGCTGCCGGTGAACTACGCCCTTGGGGTTCTTTTACAGTTTTAGAAGAAGGAAGAGGTTACAAAATTAAACGCATCGAAGTTAAACCAGGACACCGCCTCAGTCTACAAATGCACCACCATCGTAGTGAACACTGGATCGTCGTTTCCGGCACTGCCAAGGTAGTTTGTGGTGAAAGCGAAGTTTTACTCAGTAATAATGAGTCTACTTATGTACCACAATGCACTGTTCATCGCTTAGAAAATCCTGGCGTAATTCCCTTAATTTTGATTGAAGTTCAAAATGGCGAGTACTTGGGCGAAGATGATATTATTCGCTACCAAGATGACTATGCTCGTAGTGACAAGTGA
- the fusA gene encoding elongation factor G: MARINPLEKVRNIGIAAHIDAGKTTTTERILFYSGIIHKIGEVHEGTAVTDWMDQERERGITITAAAISTSWKDHQINIIDTPGHVDFTIEVERSMRVLDGVIAVFCSVGGVQPQSETVWRQADRYKVPRIAFINKMDRTGANFFKVHEQMRDRLRANAIAIQLPIGSENDFKGIIDLVRMCAYIYANDQGTDIQETEIPDELQAQVTEYRTKLIEAVAETSDALMTKYFEGEELTEAEIRTALRKGTIAGTIVPVLCGSAFKNKGVQLMLDAVVDYLPAPIEVPPIQGLLPNGETVERRADDSEPLAALAFKIMADPYGRLTFVRVYSGVLKKGSYVLNASKDKKERISRLVLMKADDRQDVDELRAGDLGAALGLKDTLTGDTLCDEGSPVILESLFIPEPVISVAVEPKTKNDMDKLSKALQSLSEEDPTFRVRVDPETNQTVIAGMGELHLEILVDRMLREFKVEANVGAPQVAYRETIRKAVTRIEGKFIRQSGGKGQYGHVVIDLAPGEPGTGFEFVSKIVGGSVPKEYINPAEQGMKECCESGVVAGYPLIDVKATLVDGSYHDVDSSEMAFKIAGSMAMKEAVSKASPVLLEPMMKVEVEVPEDFIGNVIGDLIARRGQIEGQSTEQGLAKVSSKVPLATMFGYATDIRSKTQGRGIFTMEFSHYEEVPRSVAETIIAKSKGNA; the protein is encoded by the coding sequence GTGGCACGCATAAACCCGCTGGAGAAAGTACGCAATATCGGTATTGCGGCGCATATAGATGCGGGCAAAACGACGACAACAGAGAGAATATTGTTTTACTCTGGGATAATTCATAAAATTGGTGAAGTTCACGAAGGAACTGCTGTAACAGACTGGATGGATCAGGAGCGGGAGCGGGGAATTACCATTACTGCTGCTGCGATTAGCACCAGCTGGAAAGATCATCAAATTAACATTATTGACACTCCAGGCCACGTTGACTTCACAATTGAAGTTGAACGTTCCATGCGTGTGTTAGATGGTGTAATCGCCGTCTTTTGTTCCGTAGGTGGTGTTCAACCTCAATCTGAGACAGTATGGAGGCAGGCAGATCGCTATAAAGTGCCTCGAATCGCTTTTATTAACAAGATGGATCGCACAGGTGCGAACTTCTTTAAAGTACACGAGCAAATGCGCGATCGCTTGCGGGCAAATGCCATTGCTATTCAACTGCCAATAGGTAGTGAAAACGACTTTAAAGGCATCATTGACTTGGTGCGGATGTGTGCATATATTTATGCCAACGACCAAGGAACCGATATTCAGGAAACAGAAATTCCTGACGAATTACAAGCACAGGTAACAGAATACCGCACTAAGCTAATAGAAGCCGTAGCGGAAACCAGTGATGCCCTGATGACTAAGTACTTCGAGGGTGAAGAACTTACAGAAGCCGAAATTCGTACTGCCCTGCGTAAAGGTACAATTGCCGGAACAATCGTACCCGTGCTTTGTGGTTCAGCATTCAAAAATAAAGGTGTGCAGTTGATGCTGGATGCAGTTGTAGATTACCTGCCAGCACCAATTGAAGTACCACCAATTCAAGGCTTATTGCCAAATGGCGAGACTGTTGAACGCCGGGCTGATGACAGCGAACCTCTAGCTGCTCTGGCATTCAAGATCATGGCTGACCCCTACGGTCGCCTAACCTTCGTTCGTGTTTATTCTGGTGTATTGAAAAAGGGTAGCTACGTCCTTAACGCCAGTAAAGACAAGAAAGAACGGATTTCCCGCCTGGTGCTGATGAAAGCAGATGATCGACAAGACGTGGATGAACTACGAGCAGGTGATTTAGGCGCTGCACTGGGATTAAAAGATACCTTGACAGGTGATACCCTTTGTGATGAAGGATCACCAGTGATACTGGAATCCCTATTTATTCCTGAGCCTGTGATCTCGGTAGCGGTTGAACCCAAAACCAAGAACGACATGGATAAGCTGTCAAAGGCACTACAATCTTTGTCAGAAGAAGATCCTACCTTCCGTGTCCGTGTTGACCCAGAAACTAACCAAACCGTGATTGCGGGGATGGGAGAGTTACACCTGGAAATTCTCGTAGATCGGATGTTACGTGAATTCAAGGTAGAAGCCAACGTGGGTGCGCCACAAGTAGCTTACCGGGAAACAATTCGTAAAGCTGTAACCAGAATAGAAGGTAAATTTATCCGCCAAAGTGGTGGTAAAGGCCAGTACGGTCACGTTGTGATTGATTTGGCTCCAGGAGAACCTGGCACTGGCTTTGAATTCGTCTCCAAAATTGTCGGTGGTTCTGTACCTAAAGAGTATATAAACCCCGCAGAACAGGGAATGAAAGAATGTTGTGAATCTGGTGTTGTCGCTGGATATCCACTCATTGATGTCAAAGCTACCTTGGTAGATGGCTCCTACCACGATGTAGACTCTTCAGAAATGGCTTTCAAAATCGCTGGTTCAATGGCGATGAAAGAGGCAGTATCGAAAGCTTCTCCCGTACTGTTAGAGCCTATGATGAAAGTAGAGGTAGAAGTTCCTGAAGACTTTATCGGGAACGTTATTGGCGACCTCATTGCCCGTCGGGGGCAGATTGAAGGGCAAAGCACTGAACAGGGACTCGCTAAGGTGTCATCCAAAGTCCCACTAGCGACTATGTTTGGTTACGCCACAGATATCCGGTCTAAGACCCAAGGCCGGGGTATCTTTACGATGGAATTCAGCCACTACGAAGAGGTGCCTCGCAGCGTGGCTGAAACTATCATTGCAAAAAGCAAAGGGAACGCATAA
- a CDS encoding HesB/IscA family protein — translation MIHLSPAATNEIGRLKSKQQPNILFRLRVKPGGCSGWLYDISFDEAVKVEDQVFDVNNIQLVIDKESIKYIHGLTLDYSEDLMGGGFRFYNPIATASCSCGNSFSMA, via the coding sequence ATGATTCATTTGAGTCCAGCCGCCACGAACGAGATCGGGCGATTAAAATCCAAACAACAGCCAAATATACTGTTTCGCTTGCGGGTGAAACCAGGTGGCTGTTCGGGTTGGTTATACGATATTTCCTTTGATGAAGCCGTCAAAGTTGAAGATCAGGTTTTTGACGTTAATAACATTCAACTGGTCATAGACAAAGAAAGCATAAAATATATCCACGGTTTGACCCTAGACTATTCAGAAGATCTTATGGGTGGAGGTTTTCGCTTCTACAACCCCATCGCCACCGCTTCCTGTAGCTGTGGTAATTCTTTCTCTATGGCATAG